Sequence from the Candidatus Angelobacter sp. genome:
GAGTTGCCTTGTTCACAAAAATTATGTCGCCGGGCTGCGGATGCCCTCGAAACCATGTGTCGTAAGTTTCCTGCGAGACGTAGCGCACCTTGTCGTAAGTTGGATAAAGCAATTCATTGCGGATGCAATTCGTCGCAATCAGGGGAATGCCACGCTCGGCTGTCGGACAGGTTTTGCCACGGTTGTCGATAACCTCGCCGAGAAGTTCGGAGAATGGAATTCGATCAGACTCCATATCCCAGCTTGCTTAGATTTTGCCGAATCGTTTTCTCCAGCTTTGCCGATTCCGCGAATTGTAGGTCAAGGGTCGCGGTAAGCCGTTTCATTTTCCCCTCAAAGGGTTCGCCGTCGTCTTCCACGTCCGCAGCGCCGACATAACGTCCCGGCGTGAGGACATAATCGTGCGTCGAGATTTCCTCGAGTTTCACCGATTTGCAAAAGCCGGATTCATCGGCGTATTTCTGTAGCGGCGCTCTGTGAGCGCCGTCTTTCTTCGCGTCCGGGGAACGGCGGTCATAGACCGCCGCTACAGCGCCATCTTTGGATTTCCATGCGTGGTAGCAGTCGGAGACTTTTTTGATTTCTTCGGCAGTCAGTTCCCGGTGGATGCGGTCAACCAGCACGCCCATTTTCCGGGCATCAATGAAAAGTGTTTCGCCACGGCGGTCACGGCGTTTGTGATTCTTCTTGTCGCGGGCCAGAAACCAGAGGCACACGGGAATTTGCGTGGTGAAAAACAACTGGCCGGGCAGCGCGACCATGCAATCCACGAGGTCGGCTTCAATCAAGGCTTTGCGAATGTCGCCTTCGCCCGTGGTCTGCGTGGACATTGAACCATTCGCCATGACGAATCCCGCCACGCCCACGGGGGAGAGGTGATGGATGAAATGTTGAATCCACGCGTAGTTGGCGTTGTTCACCGGCGGCATCCCGAATTTCCAGCGCACGTCCTGCCGCAGGTTTTCGCCGCCCCAATCGCTCATGTTGAACGGCGGATTCGCCAAAATGAAATCGGCCTTGAGGTCGGGATGCAGATCCTGCCGGAAGCTGTCGGCGTTGCGCAGGCCGAGATTGGCGTCAATGCCGCGAATGGCGAGGTTCATCCGCGCCAGTTTCCAGGTGGTATAGTTGGATTCCTGCCCGTAAACCGCGATGTCGCCCACGCGTCCGCCGTGTTCTTCCACGAATTTTTCCGAGGACACGAACATGCCGCCCGAACCGCAGCACGGGTCAAACACGCGACCTTTGTAGGGTTCGAGCATGGCGACGAGCACCTGCACGACGCATTGCGGGGTGTAAAACTCACCGCCGCCCTTGCCTTCCGCGCTGGCGAACTTCCCGAGAAAGTATTCATAG
This genomic interval carries:
- a CDS encoding restriction endonuclease subunit S, whose amino-acid sequence is MESDRIPFSELLGEVIDNRGKTCPTAERGIPLIATNCIRNELLYPTYDKVRYVSQETYDTWFRGHPQPGDIIFVNKAT
- a CDS encoding class I SAM-dependent DNA methyltransferase; the encoded protein is MPRTRSQEQKPNDSGLNFEAQLWAAADKMRGHMDASEYKHVCLGLIFLKYISDAFEEKREQLLFGFSDPKSEWFIKDEPQRADAAENRDEYLAANVFWLPPEARWHTIKAKAKSPEIGKVIDDAMGAIERENPTLKGVLPRDYARPSLDKVRLGGLVDIISNIGFNESAAKSKDVLGRVYEYFLGKFASAEGKGGGEFYTPQCVVQVLVAMLEPYKGRVFDPCCGSGGMFVSSEKFVEEHGGRVGDIAVYGQESNYTTWKLARMNLAIRGIDANLGLRNADSFRQDLHPDLKADFILANPPFNMSDWGGENLRQDVRWKFGMPPVNNANYAWIQHFIHHLSPVGVAGFVMANGSMSTQTTGEGDIRKALIEADLVDCMVALPGQLFFTTQIPVCLWFLARDKKNHKRRDRRGETLFIDARKMGVLVDRIHRELTAEEIKKVSDCYHAWKSKDGAVAAVYDRRSPDAKKDGAHRAPLQKYADESGFCKSVKLEEISTHDYVLTPGRYVGAADVEDDGEPFEGKMKRLTATLDLQFAESAKLEKTIRQNLSKLGYGV